A part of Streptomyces sp. DSM 40750 genomic DNA contains:
- a CDS encoding GDSL-type esterase/lipase family protein, translating to MRTVPLVGGPVELRGALDLETTQAGVMPRRLPAWTKEQYQDPSVYGVTVMPSGVRLVFRTDARALELEVLTSTGQLDSDPHPRPTGMLELLVDGALAGRQQAPVGNVLRMAGPGALQRLIPGEPATVRFAGLPAGMKGVELWLPQQTPTELVALRADGDVLAPLPDGRRRWVHHGSSISHCIEADGPTGTWPVVAAALGGVEVINLSQAGNALLDPYVARTIRDTPADLISLKVGINIVSLSAFRLRTFGPAVHGFLDTIRDGHPDTPLLLVSPVSCPALEKAPGPAATGPDGRLAALGDPSDVAGGALSLAVVRAELARIAAARQASDPHLHYLDGRELLGPNEADDLADGLHPTAAAYRRMGKRFAAHAFATDGPFR from the coding sequence ATGCGGACGGTTCCACTGGTGGGCGGGCCGGTGGAGTTACGGGGCGCGCTGGACCTGGAGACCACACAGGCAGGGGTGATGCCGCGCCGCTTGCCCGCCTGGACCAAGGAGCAGTACCAGGACCCCTCGGTCTACGGGGTGACCGTCATGCCTTCGGGGGTGCGGCTCGTGTTCCGCACCGATGCCCGCGCATTGGAGCTCGAGGTACTCACCTCCACCGGCCAGCTCGACTCCGACCCCCACCCTCGCCCGACCGGGATGCTGGAGTTGCTGGTGGACGGCGCCTTGGCCGGGCGCCAGCAGGCGCCGGTGGGCAACGTGCTGCGGATGGCGGGCCCCGGGGCCCTACAGCGACTCATCCCGGGCGAGCCAGCAACCGTACGGTTCGCCGGGCTGCCGGCCGGCATGAAGGGCGTCGAGTTGTGGCTGCCACAGCAGACCCCAACGGAACTGGTGGCACTGCGCGCTGACGGCGACGTACTGGCACCGCTGCCGGACGGGCGGCGCCGCTGGGTGCACCACGGCAGTTCCATCAGCCACTGCATCGAGGCTGACGGCCCGACCGGGACCTGGCCGGTGGTGGCAGCTGCGCTCGGAGGGGTGGAGGTGATCAACCTCAGCCAGGCGGGCAACGCGCTGCTGGATCCCTATGTCGCCCGGACGATCCGCGATACGCCCGCCGACCTGATCAGCCTCAAGGTGGGCATCAACATCGTGAGCCTGTCCGCCTTCCGGCTGCGGACGTTCGGTCCGGCGGTACACGGATTCCTGGACACGATCCGGGACGGACACCCGGACACCCCGCTGCTGTTGGTCTCTCCGGTGAGCTGTCCTGCCCTGGAGAAGGCACCCGGTCCGGCCGCGACCGGCCCGGACGGCAGGCTCGCTGCCCTGGGCGACCCGTCCGATGTGGCCGGCGGGGCATTGTCGCTGGCGGTCGTCCGTGCCGAGCTGGCCCGGATCGCTGCGGCACGACAGGCGTCCGATCCCCACCTCCACTATCTCGACGGACGCGAGCTGCTCGGCCCCAACGAGGCAGATGACCTGGCCGACGGCCTTCACCCCACCGCCGCCGCATACCGTCGAATGGGCAAGCGCTTTGCAGCCCACGCCTTCGCGACCGACGGTCCCTTCCGCTGA
- a CDS encoding YciI family protein, whose product MEFFCYHRDRPGSLALREELLEEHWSYMDRYAKELIARGPTFADDGETPTGSVHIVDLPDPAAARAFAFDEPNYQAGAYRDVLLRRWRNVLGRTMWDFPGGQTGGNRYLVLGLGEGPAADLVLPLEEDELVAYGPLLSDDGDTWLGTAVLLRAPDPDTARAVLTADRYADIEVHDWEFGGRR is encoded by the coding sequence ATGGAGTTCTTCTGCTACCACCGTGATCGGCCCGGCTCCCTCGCGTTACGCGAGGAGCTGCTGGAGGAGCACTGGTCCTACATGGACCGGTACGCGAAGGAGCTGATCGCTCGCGGCCCGACCTTCGCCGATGATGGTGAAACACCCACCGGCAGCGTGCACATCGTCGACCTGCCCGATCCCGCCGCCGCCCGCGCGTTCGCCTTCGACGAGCCCAACTACCAGGCCGGCGCGTACCGGGACGTGCTGCTGCGCCGGTGGCGCAACGTGCTGGGGCGCACCATGTGGGACTTCCCCGGTGGCCAAACCGGTGGCAACCGGTACCTGGTGCTCGGCCTCGGCGAGGGCCCGGCCGCCGACCTCGTCCTGCCGCTCGAGGAGGACGAGCTGGTCGCGTACGGGCCGCTGCTGTCCGACGACGGCGACACCTGGCTGGGTACGGCGGTGCTGCTCAGGGCCCCGGATCCGGACACGGCACGAGCCGTTCTGACTGCGGACCGGTACGCGGACATCGAGGTCCACGACTGGGAGTTCGGCGGGCGTCGATGA